Proteins co-encoded in one Thamnophis elegans isolate rThaEle1 chromosome 1, rThaEle1.pri, whole genome shotgun sequence genomic window:
- the LOC116517576 gene encoding olfactory receptor 5AS1-like — MAQWNQTTVSEFILVGFTDNPVLSTTLFVVFLAIYVITLLGNLGMIALIRLDSHLQTPMYFFLSNLSFSDLCYSTVIVPQTLVNFLAEKKSISFIGCAAQFYFYAVFASVECLLLAAMAYDRYVAICNPLLYPTVMSKKVCICLVLASYLVGCANGMVHTNTTFRLPFCSSNVINHFFCDVPLILKLACSNTQLNQILLFVISSLIGLCSFFIILISYIYIITAIQRIHSSGGRKKTFSTCGSHLMAVTLFYTTILFIYLKPSSSDIEAQDQVAAVFYTVVIPMVNPVIYSLRNKEVKEALKRIVRKKWVSAQA; from the coding sequence ATGGCCCAATGGAATCAAACCACAGTGTCAGAATTCATCCTTGTAGGATTCACAGATAATCCAGTGCTCAGCACCACTCTTTTTGTGGTGTTTCTAGCTATCTATGTGATCACTCTTCTTGGAAATCTAGGGATGATTGCACTGATTCGTCTTGACTCCCATCTCCAAACACCTATGTACTTTTTCCTTAGCAACCTGTCCTTCTCAGATCTTTGTTACTCTACTGTCATTGTCCCTCAAACCCTGGTGAATTTCTTGGCTGAAAAGAAATCCATTTCTTTCATTGGTTGTGCTGCTCAGTTTTACTTCTACGCTGTGTTTGCAAGTGTCGAATGTCTCCTGCTAGCTGCTATGGCCTATGACCGTTATGTGGCCATCTGTAACCCACTGTTGTATCCTACTGTCATGTCCAAGAAGGTTTGCATTTGCCTGGTGCTCGCTTCCTATCTTGTGGGTTGTGCCAATGGCATGGTACACACAAACACTACCTTTCGCCTTCCCTTTTGCAGCTCCAATGTCATAAACCATTTTTTTTGTGATGTACCTTTAATTCTGAAGCTTGCCTGTTCAAACACACAGCTCAACCAGATTCTGCTTTTTGTCATCTCTTCACTGATAGGACTGTGTTCATTCTTCATCATCCTTATCTCTTACATCTACATTATCACTGCTATCCAAAGAATCCACTCAAGCGGGGGAAGGAAGAAGACCTTCTCTACCTGCGGCTCCCATTTGATGGCTGTTACCTTGTTCTACACCACAATTCTTTTCATCTACCTGAAGCCTTCCTCAAGTGACATTGAAGCACAAGACCAAGTTGCTGCTGTCTTTTATACAGTAGTGATTCCTATGGTCAACCCTGTCATCTATAGCCTAAGGAATAAGGAGGTGAAGGAAGCGCTGAAAAGGATTGTGAGAAAGAAATGGGTTTCTGCTCAGGCATAA
- the LOC116503003 gene encoding olfactory receptor 1009-like, producing the protein MENYTKVHEFILLGFSDLPNLQVPLFVFFLTVYIITVTGNAGMILLIRMSSQLHTPMYFFLSNLSFVDLCYSSVVTPKILLDMAVKKRNISLIGCALQMWFFCLFLATECFLLAVMAYDRYKAISNPLLYTVIMSQRLCTRLAIIPYLVGMLNAATHTTLSFQLTFCHDNIINHFFCDIPAVISLSCSDTQLNKGVLFGLSCTLGIVSTSIIVVSYTYIVLAILRIHSNEGRRKAFSTCSTHLTTVSIFYGTLFFTYVRPSSFSTVDEDKIISMFYTVVIPMLNPFIYSLRNQDVKEAMRKLTIGKKFHTK; encoded by the coding sequence ATGGAGAATTATACCAAAGTGCATGAGTTCATTTTGCTGGGATTTAGTGACTTGCCAAACCTACAGGTCCcactctttgtttttttcctaacaGTATATATTATCACAGTGACTGGAAATGCTGGGATGATCCTATTAATCAGGATGAGCTCACAACTTCATACCCCCATGTATTTCTTTCTAAGCAATTTGTCTTTTGTAGATCTCTGTTACTCTTCTGTTGTCACGCCCAAAATCCTACTAGACATGgctgtaaagaaaagaaatatttcgcTGATTGGATGTGCTCTACAAATGTggtttttctgtctctttttagCCACTGAATGTTTCCTCTTGGCTGTAATGGCATATGATCGATATAAGGCCATTTCCAATCCACTTTTGTACACAGTCATCATGTCACAGAGATTGTGCACCAGGTTGGCAATCATTCCTTACCTTGTAGGAATGCTGAATGCTGCCACACATACAACTTTATCTTTTCAGCTGACCTTCTGTCATGACAATATAATTAACCATTTCTTCTGTGATATCCCTGCAGTCATATCCTTATCCTGTTCAGATACTCAACTCAACAAGGGAGTGCTTTTTGGTCTATCTTGCACCCTTGGTATTGTAAGCACTTCTATTATTGTTGTTTCTTATACCTACATTGTTCTAGCCATCCTGAGAATCCACTCCAATGAGGGCAGGCGCAAAGCTTTTTCGACCTGTTCAACCCATCTCACAACAGTATCTATCTTTTATGGAACCCTCTTCTTCACCTACGTGAGACCCAGCTCCTTCTCAACAGTAGATGAGGACAAAATTATCTCCATGTTCTACACTGTGGTGATCCCCATGTTGAACCCTTTCATCTATAGCTTGAGGAACCAGGATGTAAAAGAAGCAATGAGGAAATTGACTATAGGCAAAAAGTTCCACACAAAATAA